AGGTTCTTTTCATCGACGCCCGCCTTGCGTGCCGATTCCTGCTGGGCCTGTTGCATGGCGACGGCGGACTGGAGTGTATTTTCGAGGCGCTCGGTCGAGGCGGGCTGATCGGCGGCGGGCTGAAGGGCGGGGCCGGATTTGGTGGCGACTTCTTCGTGCAGGGCTTCGGCCTGGTCGCGGTACTTGGCGGCGAGTTTCTTGTTGGACTCGATCTGCCGCTCGGCTTCCTGAAGCTGCTTCATCTGACGCGGCGCGACGGCGACTTCGCTGCGGTCCAAGTCGCGCTGGGCGTCTTCGTTGGCATCGGTTCGTTTGAGCGATTCGGTGCGACCGGCGATCGCGCCGCCGATGATCGTCTTGTCGCTCATGTCTTTTTCGGCGGCGGGAGCTTTGGGGGCGGCGTCGGCGAGTTCCGATTTGGTGGCGGCGCGAAGTGTGTCGATGGACTGACCGCCCTGCGGCGCGAGGACCGGCGCGGCGGCGGCGGCGACGGGCTTGGGCGTCATCGGCGGGCGCGCCGCGGGAGCGGACGCCGCCGGGGGCGGCGGGGGCGCGGCGGGCTTGGCGGGAACCGGGGCGCCCGTCGTGTCGCCGAATTTCATCAAGGGTTCCTGCGCCTTGGCGAGTTCCTCGACTTCCTTGCCGGAGGTGACGCTCGTCGACTTCTTGCCTTCGGCGAGGCGGCGATTGGAACGCACGTCCGCCCCATCCGCCGCGACCTGGCCGACATCGTCCGACTTGAACCGCTCGCCGGCGGCGACTTCGCCGCCGAGCGCGACCTGACCTTTGCCGCCCGCCCCGGCGCCGCCGGGCCCGCCGTGCGCGACGGCATTCTTGTTGCCCGCCGCATCCGCCTCGCCGCTCATCGGCCGGGCCGGCTCTTCGGCGGGTTTGGCGGCGAGTCCGGCGTCGAGGCCAAACTTGCCGCTGAAATCACTCGGCGTGTCAGCCGAGAAGGTGGTGCCGCGCACCGCCAGCGTCTTGGACTTGTCTTCCATCTGCCGCCCGCGACTTTCCGTGGCGACGGCGGCGCCTTCGCCTTTGGCTTCGAACGTCGCGCTGCCGGGCTTGTTGTCGGCGGACTGATCGTACGCGCGAGCGCCGTTGCGCCCCTCCGTCGCTCCGAAGGCCTGACGACCCAACTCATCATCGAACCGCTTCATCTTTTCGGTCGTCGCCACAGCGCCCGACCCCGACGCATCCGCCGCGCGATCGGCGGCAATGTAACCCTCGGCGACTTTCCCCTGCGGCATCGGCCCGCTAGTCGGCGCGGGCGCCATCTCCGCTGCCGGCTCGGGCGAGTTCACCACCGGCCCCGCCGTCGTCTGCGACCCCCGCGCGAAGAACGACTCCGACGACTGCCCGCTGCGGCGATGCTCCGCATCGTTATACGCCCAAGCGCGATCCGATTCGCCAAGTTCGCGCGAGCGACCGGAAGACAAATCCATCGCCTGAGCTTCGACCGTTGAATTGCGCTCTAATCTGTTGTAGCGATCAACTTCCGCAGCAGCCGAGCGGGCCGGCGAGGGCTGCCCACCAATATCAATCATCCCGTACCGCGGGTTCTCGCGCATCATTCCACCCGGCCCGAACAACCCCCACCCCGCAAACGCCAGCAATCCCAACGACGCCGCGATGCCCAGTGGGCGGATCGGAATCGTGAACGGCCCGATGGCCATGCGACCCCGCTGACGCAGTTCATCGTCCGCTGCCTGCATCATCAGCTTCGCCCGTTTCGTCGAGCTGAGCTTGAGCACCGGCTGGGCGTCGATCGACTGCTTGAGCAGGTTCGCGGTCAGACGCAGGTCGCCGAGTTTTTCGCGGCAGACTTCGCAGCCGGCAATGTGGGCGTGAAGCGCCTGCGTTTCGGCGGCGTCCGCATCCAGTTCGCCGAACGCGAGGGAAGAGAGCAAGATTTCTGCCTGTTCGCATTGCATGGTCGGTTACTCCGCTGTGTTAGCGGCTCTAAATCACTCCCTGCTGTTTGAGTCGCGTGGCCAGTAGGTCCATTGCCTGATGCAGGCGGTAATGCACGTTCGACGGCGTCGTGTTGAGCACTTCGCCGATCTGTTTCATCGTCAATCCTTGAATCACTTTGAGCATGACCACTTGTCTCATCGCTTCGGGCAGTTCGCTGACCGCCGCCAGCGCCTTGCCGTACGCTTCGGTGCGGATCATGTCCGCCAGCGCTTCGTCGCCGTCCGCTTGTCGGGCCTTCTGATCCTCGCGGGCCTGCTCAACGACGGCCTGCTGGCCCTGCTTGCGGACGCGTCGTTTTCGGCCGACGTCCATCGCGACGTTGTGCGCCACGCGGTAGAGCCAGACGCTCATGTCGCCGATGCTCGCCGGGCCTTGTGCTTGCACCTGGCGATGGAGCCGCAGGAACGTGTCCTGCACGACATCCTCTGCTTCGTGCATCGCCCGCCCCAGCACCGTCACGACGTACCTGAGCAGCGGCGATTCGTATCGCTCCACCACCGTCGCGAAGTCGAACGCCACAGCCGCCTCCGCCCGCGCGGGTTGATCGGCCTCGATGGCCAGTTCGCTGAACTGCGGTGGGCTCATGACATTGCCCTTGCTGGCGTACACAGTGACATAGACGCGGGACCGGGGAAGGCGTTCAAAAGAAAAATGATCAATGTCCAAGCACCAATGCCCAAGGAAGGAACGGCCTGCGGTCTTCTATTTTGACATTGGCTTTTGAACATTCCCTTGGTCATTGGTGCTTGGACATTGGTCATTTCCGAACGTCCGGTCCAATAACATTCTACCGTCACATCCCGCACACTCCCCCCAGGTTAACTCACCCCTACAAACCGCCGATACCCAACGCGGGAACTGTTCCATTCATGGAGTGACGCCGATGTCTCATCAGCCAACGCGTATCGTCAAGGCCGAACAGGCCGTCAACCTCACACCGACCACCACCACGCCCGCCGTGCCCAGGCCCAGCCATCCCGGAAAGCTTCCGGGAGCGGGGGCGGACATCCATCAGCAGTTTTCCGAACTGGACAAGAGCATCGCCCGCCGCATTGGCGACCTGCGCACGATCGACACGCGCATCGAGGAACGGCTCACGACCCTCAATCGCGTCGAAGCCACCGTGCGCAATCTCTCCAAGGCGCTGGGCACGCAGATTTCCCAGCTTCAGCCCGGCCCCGAACAGTTCGCCGCCATTCGCAAACAGCTTGATGAGCAGATCGAGCAGGCCGTCGACGTCGCCCGAACGCAGGCGTCCGATCTGATCAATCCCGTCGACGATCGTCTGGCCGCGCTGCGCGATGCCGAGGTCCGTCTCGCCGAGCATCTCGAATCCTTCGATGATCAGATCCGCCAGCGCGTCGAGCCGATTCAGCACACGCTCACGCAGGCCCTCTCGCAGGTCCGCGAGAAGGTGACGGCCGTGACCGCCCCGCTTCATGCGCAGGTCGAATCGCAGGTCGCCGAGTTCCGCGCCCGCTGCGCCCGCGCCGCCGAGGAAACCGCGACGATTCTGACCAGTCAGCTTCCCGATCTCAAGCACGAAGGCGAGCAGCTCGTCCGTCAGCTCCGCGATCAGATTCAGCAGCAGGTGAGCAAGGCCATCGAACGCGCCAGCGCCAGTCTGACGCCCATCGACGAGCGCAATCAGCAGCGCCTCGCCGAGCACGTCGCCGCCGCTCAGGCCAAGACCGAAGCGCTCTTCGATCAGGTCCAGTCCGCCATCCACGAGCGCATCGAAGCCCTCTCCGGCAAGGCCGACGCCATCTCCACCACCGCCCAGCGCCGCATCGATCAGCAGCTTTCGGACACGACCAGCCGGATCGACAAGCGGCTCAGCGAAGCCGAGCAGCGCATCGACACGCGCCTCGATGAGGCGGAGCAGCGGATCGACGTGGCGATCGCGCCGGTGCACGCCAAGCTCGACGCCGCCCGCGGCGAAGCCGAAAAACTCCACGCCGGCGTGGCGCAACAGGCCGACGCGACCCTCGCCCGCGCCCGCGCCGCCGCCGAGGAGGTCGCCCAGTCCCTCGCCGCCCAGCTTGAGGCGTTCCGCAAGCAGACCGAGTCGATGACCGACACCGCCAATCACCAGCTTCAGACCGCCCTCGAAAAAGCCAAGCGCGACGCGCAGGAAATCAATCAGCCCATCAAGCAGCTTCTCGATCGGTTCCGTGATGAAAGCGAGGCCGTCGCCGCGAAGATCGAATCGCGTCTGTCGGAGCAGCTTGAGAAGGCCGCCCGCCGGGCGGACGATTTGGATGCACCGTTCATGCAGAAAATGGCGGCGCTGCGTCAGCAGGCCGACGAAGCCGCCGCCGGCGCGACGCGCCTTCTTGAGCAGCGCCTCGACGAAGCCCGCACTGAAGTCAATGACCTGTCGCGCTCGATGACCGAGCGCCTTGAAGAGGTTGCCGAGCAGTCCAATACCGCCATCGCCGCTTCCGAGCACCGCTGGCGTCAGCAGGTCCGCGAGGCCGATGCCGATCTGGCGAAGGCGGCGCAGCGCCTGGCCAATCAGGCCGATCACGTCCGCTACCGCGTCGACGAAGCCGTCGATGCCGCCGATCTGCACCTTCAGCAGCGCCTCGAAACCGTCACGTCGCAGGCCCAGTCGATCGACGAGCAGACCGGCCGGCGGATCGAGCAGCTTAAGGAACATGCCCAGGAAGTCGTGCGCGAATTGTCGGGCGAAATCGACGGACATGTCGAAGACGCCGCGCGCCGGGCTTCCGCGGCCGTCGCGCCGTCCTTCGAGCAGATCGAACATCTGCGCGATCAGGTCCGCTCAGTCGTCGAGTCGGCGACGCACAAGGTCAACGCGATCACGCAGCCGGTCGACCGGTTGATCGGCGAAGCCGCCGAGCGCTCCGCCGCGGCTCAGCGGGCGATGGAGCAGCAGCTTGAGCGCGTGACGCGCGAGGCCGAGCAGCGGGCGCAGACGATCGCCCAGCCGCTGCGCGACGCCGTCGACAGCTCACGCGATCAGGCCGCCGAAGCGGTGCGCGTGATGAACCGTCAGCTTGAGCAGGCCGACGACGAGGCCGCCCAGCGCACGCAGGCCGTCGCCGCCGCGATGCGTCATACGCTCGAAACCGCCGAGTCTCAGGCCGGCGAGATCACGCAGCGGGTGCATCAGCGCGTCGAGGAAACCGCCCGTGCGGCGATCGAGAAGACCGACGCCGCCTGCGGGAAACTTGCGCAGCTTGCGGACAAGACCGAAGCGCGGGCGAATGAAGCCGCCGACGCGATGGCGCGTCATCTGGAGACGGCGACGCGCGAAGCGGCCGGCCGCGCCGAAGCCATCGCCCAGCCGTTTACGAAGATGATCTCCGAAGCGCAGTCGAAGCTCGACGCCGCCGCCCGCACGGCAGGCGAGCAGGTCGATCGACTGACCGCGCAGACCCAAGAACGCCTCGAATCCCTCGCCGCCCCGCTGCATCAGATCGTCGCCGACGCCGGCCAGCGGACGCGCGACGCCGTCAGCGCCGCCGAGCGCCAGCTCGACGGCCTCGAGCTTGACGCACAGGCGCGGGCCGAGTCGCTGACCAAGCCCTTCGCCGCCAAACTCGCCGGCTTCGAATCCGACGCGGCGGCGGCGGCGCATCAGATGGCCGAGCAGCTTCGCGAAACGATCCGCCAGACCGCCGACCATGTCGATCAGACCGTCGCGCATGCCGAGTCGTGCGTCGAGCAGGCCCAGCGCCGCACCGACGCCTTCGCCGACCGGGCGAAGGAGATCGCCGGCGCGATCGGCGGGCAGATCGACGACGCCTCCGCCCGCGCCCGCACGGTCGCCGGCGAGATCGACAAGCATGTCCAAACCGCCGCGCAGCGTGCGACGCAGCAGGCGGCGGCGCTCGATGAACCCTTCGCCGCCAAGCTCGCCGAGCTGCGCGAGCGCGGCCGAGTGGCCCAGCAGGAACTGGCCCGCCAGCTTGAAGAGCAGCTTGCCGCCGCACGCGATCGCGCCGCCGCCATGGACGGCCCGATCGAGGCGACGCTCGAGAAATTCGAGCGCGAAGCCGACCAGCTCGGCCGGCAGATCGAATCGCGACTCGCTCAGGGACTCGAAGCGGCGCAGCGTCATGCGCTGCACATCGATCGCCCCGTCACCGAGCGCCTCGCCGCGCTTCAGGACAAGGCCGGTCACCTCGCCGAGTCGATCGACGCCGAAATCAGCCGTTCGCTCCAGCGGGCGGAGGGCGAAGCCGACGCGCTCAAGCAGCCGTTCGCCGATCGTCTGGCCGCGCATCGCCGGGACGCCGAGGCGCTGTCGTCGCAGATCGATGAGCGGCTTTCGCAGCAGATCGCGCACGCCAACGCGGTGTGTGACGAACTGGCCGAGCCGTTTGAACGGCGACTGGCCCAGTTCGAGCACGAGGCGGCGACGCTGCGGCAGTCGATGGAGCAGACGCTCAACGAGGCGTCCGATCATGCCCATCATGCCGCGGATTCGATCGACGAGCCGCTGCGTCAGAAGATCACGGCCTGCCGCGAACTGCTCGCCGGCTACCAGCGCGACGTCGCCGAGGCCGCCGATACGCTCCATCAGCGGATGCGTCAGCGCATGACGACGATCGACGGCGAAACGACCGAATTCACCGAGGAAATCGCCCGGAAGATGCACGAGCGCGTCGAGGCGTTCAAGCACGAGGCGATCGAGCGGATGAACCCCGTCGAAATCGAAATCGAGCAGCGGCAGGCCCGCCATCAGCAGCGCGTCAGCGAGATGCTCGGGCACATCGCTTCGCAGCTCAAGCAGCAGTACGACGCGTTCGGATCGCAGCTTGAAAGCGATGCGGGGGCGAACTGCGAACGACTCGCCCAGATGAGCGAGCGGTTTGACGAACGTGTGCATGCGGCGTTCGCGCAGGTCGAAAAGATGGTGACCGTCCGGCTGCATCAGATCGCCGCCGACGCCGAGGCGTCGATCGCACCGGCGCTGGCCCGGCTCGATTCCCGCCGGCGCGATGCGCAGGAGCAGGCGGGCGACGTGCTGAGGGAACTGGGTCAGACGATCAGCGCCCGGCTCTCGGAGCTGCGCGACAGCGGCGAGTCGATGATCGATCAGGTGGAGCAGCAGCTTTCGCGTCGGATCGGCGCGATGGGTCCGCAGGCGGCGGCGACGATGAGCCAGGCCGAGCAGGCGATGCGCGAGCGGCTCGCCGAACTGCACGAGCAGATCGCCCGCTCGATCGCCGTCAGCGAAGAGCAGCTTGCCGCGAAGCTCGAATCGCTGCGTCCGCAGACGCGGGCGGCGATCGCCGGGGCGGAGCAGCAGATTGCCGAGCATTTGAATCAGTTGCAGACGCGCATCGAGTCCGCCGCGGCGCCTCTGCAGCAGCGCCTGGCCCTCCGCTTCGATGAATTGTCGCAGCGGGGGCAGAGCGTGGTCGATGCGTCGATGAAGAAGATCGAGGCGGCCCGGGCGAAGATCGCCGCGCTGGCCGACGCGACCGGCGCGGATGTGAAGGATCCGATGCAGGTGTTTGCCGAACTCAACCGCATGCTCGGCGAGGCGCGTCAGGTGACGCGCGAACTGGCGGACGCGGTGCGGACCGCTCGGGCCAATGGCAATGCGTCACCGGAGGGCGAAACGTCCCCCTTCCATCTGACGCACCCGGCGGTGAAAAACACGCGAGCGGCGTGAATCAGGGATCGGGGATCGAGCGTTGGGCTTCGGCGGTTCAGGGTTCAGACAGGAGAAAACGGCATCGCGCCGGCGGGGCTCCCGTAGTGGAGATTCCGCGCAGGATGGAACAGTTCCCCAACATTCCATCTTCATCTGAACCCTGAACCCCCGGAATCCGACCCCCGGAATCCGATCCCCGGAATCCGACCCCCGGAATCCGATCCCCGACCCCCGATCCCCAAATCACGTCGACTGCCGCACGATCAACTTCGGCTTGATCGTCACGCGACGCGACTCGCCCTTCTTCTTGCCCTCTTCGATCCCCCCGATGAGCAGATCGAGCGCGGCGGCGGCGTACAGGTCGTGCTGCTGATCGATCGTCGTCAGCCCCGGCTCGATCACGTCCGCGATCTCCAGATTGTCATACCCCACCAGCGCCACATCCCCCGGCACCTTGAACCCGCGGCTCTTGAGCTTCTGCATCAGCCGCACCGCCCATTCATCATTCGGCGCCACGATCGCATCCGCCTTCTTCCCCACGATCAACTTGTCGATCACATCGTCAAGCACCTCCTGCGAAGGCGTCTGCGACGTGTGCCGACCTTCCCAGATCATGCCCTCATCGAGCGTGACGCCCGCCGCGGCGTAACCTTCCGTGAACCCCGCGCGGCGGTAGTCGCACAGCTCATCGTCCAGGTTCCACAGCACCAGCCCCGGCCGCTTGCGCCCGCGCTCAAACAGATGCGCCATCGCCTGACGGATCGCGTCGGTCGTGTCCACGCGCACGACGCTCGCGCCTTCGTAGACCGGTCGGCCGTGAAACACGACGTGCTCCACGCCGTCGAACAACGGCGCCACCGCCTTGTCCCGACCGCGCATCAGATCGAACAGGCAGATCACGCCATCGACGCCCCGGCCCTCAAAGTCCTCCAAGTACTCCCCGACGCCGGCCGGGTCGGCGTGGACCTGACCGATGACGAGCCGATACCCGCGAGCGCTCGCCGCCCGCTCCAGCGCGGAAAGGCGGTTGTACATGACGGGCATGTGCATCGTGTCCAGGATCACGCCGAGCATCTTCGTCCGCCCGCCGCGAAGCTGCTGCGCGATCCGGTTGGGCCGGTAGTTGAGCTTGCGGGCGATGTCCAGCACGCGCCGCCGCGTCTCCTCGCTGACGCGCACGTTCGACCCCCCGCTCCGGTTGAGCACCTGTCCCACCGCCACGCGCGAAACCCCCGCCGCCTGCGCCACGTCGATCAGTCTCACCGTCTTGCGATTTTGCGATTTCATGATTCGTCAGCCCTGGAGTAAGATAAGCCCCCATTATAGCGGAACTCGTCCTTCATGTCCTACCCCGGCCCGTTCGTCGATTTACAGATCAATGGCTACGCCGGCGTCGATTTCAACGCCGACGACCTCCGCCCCGATGACTTCGACCGCGCCTGCGCCGCTCTCGAAGCCCATCATGTTCAATCCTTTTTCCCCACGATCATCACCGACGCCCCCGATCGCATGGCCGCCCGACTCGCCCGCCTCGTCGACCTCCGCGACCGCTCGCCCATCGCGCAAAAACTCGTCCCCGGTCTGCACATCGAAGGCCCCTTCCTCAATCCCGCGCCCGGCTTCATCGGCGCTCACCCCGCTCAGCACGCCCAGCCCGCGAACCTCGACACGATCAAGCGCCTCCTGGAATCCGCCCGCGGACTCGCCAAGCTCGTCACACTCGCCCCCGAGTGCGATCCCAATCTGACCGTGACGCGCTATCTCGCTTCGCACAACATCCGCATCGCCGCCGGTCACACCGATGCGTCCCTCGATCAGCTTCGCGCCGCCATCGACGCCGGCCTGTCGATCTTCACACACCTGGGCAACGGCTGCCCCGCCCAGCTCCCGCGCCATGACAACATCATCCAGCGCGTCCTCCACCTCGCCGACCGACTTTACATCACGCTCATCGCCGATGGTCATCACCTTCCGACTTTCGTCCTCGAAAACTTCCTCCGCATGATCCCCCCCGACCGCGCGATCATCGTCACCGACGCCATCGCCGCCGCCTCCCTCGGCCCCGGCCGCTACACCCTCGCCTCCCAATCCGTCCAAATCGACGACGACGGCGTCCCCCGCTCCCCCGACCGCTCCCACTTCATCGGCTCCGCCGCCACCATGCCCCGCATGGCCCACCTCCTCGCCACGCAACTCCACCTCCCCGACGAACGCATCCGACAACTCATGCATACCAACCCCCGCGCCGCCCTCGCCCTCTGACCCCCGCCCTTGAGGGCGGGGGCTGGGGGCGGGTGAAGCGCATCAGTCGAAGCGCGCCACGTTTTGTGACCCATCCAGACTGATACGATTCACCCCCTCCCAACCTCCCCCTCGCGGGGGAGGGGTCAAAGACCCCGAAGCCCACGCTCTTTGAGCGTGGGACTCCCCACAAGCGTTATCATGTCCCCATGACCCGTCGCCCGCAGATCGCGCTGCTTGTCGAGACTTCCAACGCCTACGCGCGCGGGCTGCTGCACGGCATCGTCCGTTACATCCGCGAGCATCGGCCGTGGTCGATTCATCTGCCCGAACTCGGTCGCGGGGATCGCCCGCCGTCGTGGTTTGAGGGGTGGTCGGGGCATGGCATCATCGCCCGCATCGAAAATCGCCGCATCGCGCAGGCGGTGTTGCGATCCGGCCTGCCCGCGGTCGATGTCAGCGCCGCCCGGCTCGTGCCGCAGTTGCCGTGGGTCGAAACGAATGATCAGAAAATCGCGCGCCTCGCTGCCGATCATCTGCTCGAGCGCGGGTTCAAGCACTTCGCCTTCTGCGGCGATGATCGCTTCAACTGGTCGCGCTGGCGCTGCGAGCATTTTGTCGAGTGCATCAAAAACGCCGGTGGAACCTGCGATGTGCACACCATCGACGTGGACGCCGCGCCCAAACAGCAGGACGCCGCGCTGGCGCGCTGGATGCGGCGCTTACCCAAACCCGTCGGCGTCATGGCGTGCTTTGACATTCGGGGTCAGCAGGTACTCGACGCCTGCCGCCGGCTCGGCGTCGCCGTGCCCGATGAAGTCGCCGTCGTCGGCGTCGACAATGACGAACTGCTCTGCGATCTGGCCGACCCGCCGCTTTCGAGCGTGATCCCCGATGCCCATCGCACCGGTTACGCCGCCGCGTCATTGCTCGATCGCATGATGTCCGGCTCAAAGGTCAAGGCCGAGGCGACGCTCATCGACCCCGTCGGCCTCGTGACGCGCCAATCGACGGACGTGTTGGCCATCGACGACCGCGACGTGTCCGCCGCCGTACGATACATCCGCGAGCACGCCTGCGAAGGCATCGGCGTCAACGATGTGCTCGCCGCCGTGCCATTGTCGCGTCGCGTGCTGGAGGCACGGTTCAAAAAACTCGTCGGCCGCACGCCGCATGAGCAGATTCTCCGCACCCAGCTAGCCCGCGTGCAGGAACTCTTGCGCGAGACGAACCTCCCCCTGACCACCATCGCCGACCGCGCCGGCTTCAAACACGCCGAGTACCTGTCCGTCGTCTTCAAAAAACACCTGGGCGTGCCCCCCAGCCAATACCGCGCCCAATCCGGCCGATAGAGCGGATTCACAAATCAAATCGCGTTCTCAACGAGCCGCGACCGTGAGGGAGCGGTCAAGGAACGTGATTGGACGCGGGCTCGACCGCTTGCTGACGCGCGCGGCTCGTTGAAGACGCGCGGCTAAGCATCTCTTGAAACCGCTCACTCCGCTGGCGGCTAAGCAGCATCCCAATGGAAACTGGAAAATGACCAATGGCAAATGATTGTCCATTGCCGCGTCACGTTCCGACTGCTATCATTCCGATATCACCCCTGATGGAGGCCCCTCATGTCGGACCTGTTGATCCGTGATGTGGACGATCGGGCGCTGGCGCGGCTCAAGAAGCGGGCTGAGCGCAACGGACGCTCGCTTCAGAAGGAAGTCAAGCTGATGATCGAGCAGGCGGCGGGCGCGGATGCGGAGGCGACGCACCAGATGCTCGACCGGTGGAAGAAGACGTTCGCCGGCCGCAAGCTCGCCTCCAGCGCCAAACTGCTGCGCGAGGATCG
The nucleotide sequence above comes from Planctomycetota bacterium. Encoded proteins:
- a CDS encoding DUF3520 domain-containing protein, with product MLSSLAFGELDADAAETQALHAHIAGCEVCREKLGDLRLTANLLKQSIDAQPVLKLSSTKRAKLMMQAADDELRQRGRMAIGPFTIPIRPLGIAASLGLLAFAGWGLFGPGGMMRENPRYGMIDIGGQPSPARSAAAEVDRYNRLERNSTVEAQAMDLSSGRSRELGESDRAWAYNDAEHRRSGQSSESFFARGSQTTAGPVVNSPEPAAEMAPAPTSGPMPQGKVAEGYIAADRAADASGSGAVATTEKMKRFDDELGRQAFGATEGRNGARAYDQSADNKPGSATFEAKGEGAAVATESRGRQMEDKSKTLAVRGTTFSADTPSDFSGKFGLDAGLAAKPAEEPARPMSGEADAAGNKNAVAHGGPGGAGAGGKGQVALGGEVAAGERFKSDDVGQVAADGADVRSNRRLAEGKKSTSVTSGKEVEELAKAQEPLMKFGDTTGAPVPAKPAAPPPPPAASAPAARPPMTPKPVAAAAAPVLAPQGGQSIDTLRAATKSELADAAPKAPAAEKDMSDKTIIGGAIAGRTESLKRTDANEDAQRDLDRSEVAVAPRQMKQLQEAERQIESNKKLAAKYRDQAEALHEEVATKSGPALQPAADQPASTERLENTLQSAVAMQQAQQESARKAGVDEKNLAQYEQKLKQDPNALPVIVSGKLGELNAQSLELGQVQAEPVDDTLPPSSSFNQLPVNPFVMTDKDRFSTFAMDVDTASYALCRRYIRAGYRPPAGAVRMEEFVNAFDYNYDNQSPRTFAIHTQAAAAPFGEHLTLLKIGVKAKTIGREGRKPANLVFVIDASGSMEKPDRMPLVQSALRMLVDELGPGDHVSIVTYGSQATLALEAAPAENAGDIRRSIDAIQTGGSTNMTEGLKLGYDIARRHFVSGAINQIILCSDGVANVGETDAQAMLDKVVDSRKQGIALTSVGFGLGAYNDAIMEKLADSGDGQYIFVDTPAEAQRVFVDQMAATLQTVAKDAKIQVEFNPQRVRRYRLVGYENRDIADKDFRNDAVDAGEVGSGQSVTALYEVELLDGEADLGTVFVRYKNVDTDQVEEISRRLRSDDVMRDATPTAQPRFYLAASAAEFAEILRNSEHARGGSLEAVERTLIDVTNALPLDQQAAELLELVQSAKGLPPAP
- a CDS encoding LacI family DNA-binding transcriptional regulator, with translation MKSQNRKTVRLIDVAQAAGVSRVAVGQVLNRSGGSNVRVSEETRRRVLDIARKLNYRPNRIAQQLRGGRTKMLGVILDTMHMPVMYNRLSALERAASARGYRLVIGQVHADPAGVGEYLEDFEGRGVDGVICLFDLMRGRDKAVAPLFDGVEHVVFHGRPVYEGASVVRVDTTDAIRQAMAHLFERGRKRPGLVLWNLDDELCDYRRAGFTEGYAAAGVTLDEGMIWEGRHTSQTPSQEVLDDVIDKLIVGKKADAIVAPNDEWAVRLMQKLKSRGFKVPGDVALVGYDNLEIADVIEPGLTTIDQQHDLYAAAALDLLIGGIEEGKKKGESRRVTIKPKLIVRQST
- a CDS encoding sigma-70 family RNA polymerase sigma factor, encoding MSPPQFSELAIEADQPARAEAAVAFDFATVVERYESPLLRYVVTVLGRAMHEAEDVVQDTFLRLHRQVQAQGPASIGDMSVWLYRVAHNVAMDVGRKRRVRKQGQQAVVEQAREDQKARQADGDEALADMIRTEAYGKALAAVSELPEAMRQVVMLKVIQGLTMKQIGEVLNTTPSNVHYRLHQAMDLLATRLKQQGVI
- a CDS encoding N-acetylglucosamine-6-phosphate deacetylase; translation: MSYPGPFVDLQINGYAGVDFNADDLRPDDFDRACAALEAHHVQSFFPTIITDAPDRMAARLARLVDLRDRSPIAQKLVPGLHIEGPFLNPAPGFIGAHPAQHAQPANLDTIKRLLESARGLAKLVTLAPECDPNLTVTRYLASHNIRIAAGHTDASLDQLRAAIDAGLSIFTHLGNGCPAQLPRHDNIIQRVLHLADRLYITLIADGHHLPTFVLENFLRMIPPDRAIIVTDAIAAASLGPGRYTLASQSVQIDDDGVPRSPDRSHFIGSAATMPRMAHLLATQLHLPDERIRQLMHTNPRAALAL
- a CDS encoding helix-turn-helix domain-containing protein gives rise to the protein MTRRPQIALLVETSNAYARGLLHGIVRYIREHRPWSIHLPELGRGDRPPSWFEGWSGHGIIARIENRRIAQAVLRSGLPAVDVSAARLVPQLPWVETNDQKIARLAADHLLERGFKHFAFCGDDRFNWSRWRCEHFVECIKNAGGTCDVHTIDVDAAPKQQDAALARWMRRLPKPVGVMACFDIRGQQVLDACRRLGVAVPDEVAVVGVDNDELLCDLADPPLSSVIPDAHRTGYAAASLLDRMMSGSKVKAEATLIDPVGLVTRQSTDVLAIDDRDVSAAVRYIREHACEGIGVNDVLAAVPLSRRVLEARFKKLVGRTPHEQILRTQLARVQELLRETNLPLTTIADRAGFKHAEYLSVVFKKHLGVPPSQYRAQSGR